A window of Microbacterium sp. BK668 genomic DNA:
TCTGGACTTCGCGGCCTCCCACACGGTCCTGAACGCGTCCGTCACCGAGCTCGTCCGCCGGGACGGCGGCTGGGAGCTCGCCGACTTCGCCGCCGTGGGCCACCTGCAGGTCGAGGGCGCGCCCGTCACCGTCCACCCCGGGAACCCCGATGTCGAACCCGAGTGAGGTCGACGTCACGCCCGGCCTCCTGCGCAGCTGGGGCCTTCCCGATCCCGGCGAGTCGAAGAAGTCTCGCGGCGAGGTCGTGGTCGTCGGCGGATCCCGCCGGTCGCCGGGCGCCGTGTTCCTCGCGGGCGAGGCGGCGCTCCGCGTCGGCGCGGGCCGCCTCGCCGTCGTGGTGCCTGCGTCGGTGGACGCGCAGCTGAGCGTGGTGATGCCCGAGGCGGCCGTCCATTCGCTGCCGGAGGACGCGGACGCGCCCCTGCCGGACGGTCCGCGGTCGTCGATCGAATCGGCGGACGCGGTGCTCGTGGGGCCGGGGTTCGACGATCCCGACGAGACCCGATCGACCCTCCTGGCCGTCGCCGAGCTCGACGTCGAGTGCCTCGTCCTGGACGCCTTCGCGCTCGGCATCCTTCCTCGCGTGGACCGCAGCCGCCTTCCGGCCGGACTGATCCTCAACCCGAATCGCGAGGAGGCGGCGATCCTCGCCGACCGCGATCCGGGCGACGAGTCGGACCTCGTCGAGATCGCCCAGCGCTACGACGCGGTCGTCAACTGCTACGGGCGCGTCGTTACGCCCACCGGCGAGACCTGGGTCGTTCCGCACGGCGGGCCGGGGCTCGGCACCTCCGGCAGCGGCGACGTGCTCGCCGGCGCGATCGCGGGGTTCGCGGCACGGGGAGTGCCCCTGGCCCAGGCGGCGGTCTGGGGCAGCTGGGCTCACGCGCGTGCCGGCGACCGCCTGACCGACGAGGTCGGGATCGGCTTCCTCGCGCGGGACATTCCCCCCGAGCTCACCCGCGCGATCCGCGAGATCACGCGGAAGGAGGGATGACGGATGCCGATCCCGCAGCGGCGGCTCGCCGTCGGCCCCCTCGTGTTCGGCGTCGTCGAGAGCCCCGGCCCCGAGGGAAGCAGCCGCCCGCCGGTCGTGCTCGTCCACGGGATCGGGATGTCCCACCGCTACCTCTCGAAGCTGCACGCGCTCCTCGCGGCGGAGGGTCGCGTCTTCTCGATCGACCTGCCCGGCTTCGGCGGACTCCCCAAGCCGCCGCACGACGTCGACGTGCCGGCGATGGCGTCGGGGCTCGCGGACGTCGTGGCCTCGCTCGACGCCGGCCCGGTCGTGCTGATCGGGCAGTCGATGGGCTGCCAGTGGGTCGTGGAGCTCGCCGTGCAGCGCCCCGACCTCGTCGCCCAGGTCGTCACGATCGGACCCGTCGTCGATGCCGGGCATCGGTCCGTGCTCGCTCAGACGGCGGCGCTCGCGGTCGACTCGCTCCGCGAGCCGCCGAACGTGAACGCGCTGGTGCTGACGGACTACATCCGCTGCGGCATCCCGTGGTACCTGACGCAGCTGCGCCACATGGTCGGCTACCCCATCGAGGAGCGCGTGGCCGTACTGCCGGTGCCGCTGCTCATCGTGCGCGGCGGACGCGACCCGATCGCGGGCGAGGAGTGGTGTCGAGAGCTCCGCGACCGGGCCGGGAGCGCCCGCCTCGTCGTGATCCCGGGGCATCCCCATAACGTGCAGCAATCCGCGCCGCGGGCGACGTTCTCCGCCCTGGAGGCACTCGTGACGCAGGTGGGCACCGAGCGCTGACTCCGGTCACCACCACGCGCGCCCGCGCAGCATGTCGCCGAAGTCCTCGGGCGACCCTCGACCGGTGTGACGCGACCCCAGGTAGCTGTCGACGACGGCACGCCCGAGATCGTCGAGCTCAGGGGCGACGACCTGCCCGCCTGCGCGCCGGGCGAGCGCGTCGAGGAAGCGTGCGAGGCCGGGGTCGTCACCCAGCCGGAAGAAGGTCGTCTGCGCCCCGAGCCGGTGCGCGGTGTCGAGCTCCCGGACGGTCGCGGCGACCGTGCGCGCGTCGGGAGGGTAGGCGAACAGCACATGTCCGTCGGTCTCGAGGTGCGATGTCGGCTCGCCGTCGGTCACGACGAGGAGCACCGGCTGAGCCGTGGGGTGGCGGCGGAAGTGACGCTGCGCCAGGAGCAGGGCATGGTGAAGGTTGGTGCCCTTGTCCCAGACGGCGTCCTTCGCCGTGAGCTGCTCGATGTCGATCACCTCGGCGTGGCGGGCGAAGGCGATGAGCTGCAGACTGTCGCCGCGGAAGCGGGTCGAGATCAGGTGGTGGAGCGCCAGCGCGGTGCGCTTCATCGGCACCCAGCGGCCGTCCATCGCCATCGAGAAGGACGTGTCGACGAGCAGCGCGACGGCGGCCTGCGTGCGCTGCTCCGTCTCGACGACCTCGACGTCGCCGGTGGTCAGGCGCACGCCGGTCGAGGCATCCGCACCGTCGGCCACCGTTCGCAGGACGGCGTTCGACACGGTTCGGGGGATGTCCCAGGGCTCGGTGTCGCCGAACGCCCACTCCCGCGTCGCACCTGTGCGATCCCCCGCCGCCCCGGCGTTGCGCGTCTCACGCCGGCCGAGACGTCCCGACTGGCGCGTCGCGATGTCGCGCAGAAGGGCGCGGCCGAGCTGGCGCATCGCCCGCGGAGTGAGGCGGAGCGCTCCGTCGGACGCGCGCTGCAGCATCTCGCTGTCCTTCAGCTCCCGCTCGAGGTCGCGCAGGGTCCGCGCGCTCACGGCGGCGTCGTCGCCGAGCAGCCGTGCGAGCGCGTCCAGATCGATGTCGTCCATCCGCGCGCCGGGGTACATCTGGCTCAGCTGATCGGTGAGGGCGTCGAGGTCCGACAGGTCCTGCATGACGCCGGTCGCCTCGCCGAGACCCGTCGGCTCGTCTCCCGAGAAGGATGCCGAGCCCGTCCAGTCCTCGCCGGGCCGGAGCGAGCGCAGGTTGTCGTCCAGGCGCGAGAGCGACTGCATCAGTTCGGGTGACCCGAACGCCTGCGCAGCCAGGCTGAGAAGCTCGTCGCGCTGCTCGGGGGTCATCGAGTTGAGCATGCGCTGCGCGGCCGCCGAGCGCGCGGCCAGAGCATCCATCAGCTCATCGAGATTCTGCGGGCTCTCGGGGAACTGGTCGCCGTGCTTGCGCATGAACTCGTCGAAGTCGTCCTGCGTGTCCTCGCCGAGCCGTCGCTTCTCGAGAAGGTCGTTGAGGTCGCCCAGCATGTCGCGGATGGCCTGCCGGTCGGCGTCGGTGGCGTTCTCGAGCGCGTTCTTCATGCCGGCGAACCGCTGGTCCAGCAGCTCCCGGCCGAGGAGCTCCGTGATCCGCTCGTAGTCGGCGCGCGCCGCGGGGCTCTTCCAGTCGTAGTCGGCGAGCTCGTTGACGGCTGCCGCGGTGCTCCCGGGCAGGTTCTCCAGGCGCATCTCGGCGAACGCGCGATCGTCGTCGTCCAGTTCCACATCGTTCGCCAGACGCTTGCGCTCTTCGAGCACGGCGTGGTCGAGGAGCCTCCGGATCTCCTCCAGCGTGCCGTCGAGCCGGTGCCGGCGCAGCAGCTCCGCCCGTCGCTCGCGGACGCGCCGGGCGAGGTCGTCGAGGCCCTCGCGATCGCGATCGCCGCGGCGGAGGTACTCGCGCAGGGCGCGCTCGGCCGACGTGCCCGACATGACGTCGTGCCCGATCGTCTCGAGGGCGGACTGCACCTCCACCGGCGGGGCGAGCGGGTCCCCGCCCGTGTAGCGACCGTATCGAGACCGGTGCGCCGACGATCGGTGGAAGCTCCGCACCATCAGGACGTCCCGCTATCCA
This region includes:
- a CDS encoding NAD(P)H-hydrate dehydratase, producing the protein MSNPSEVDVTPGLLRSWGLPDPGESKKSRGEVVVVGGSRRSPGAVFLAGEAALRVGAGRLAVVVPASVDAQLSVVMPEAAVHSLPEDADAPLPDGPRSSIESADAVLVGPGFDDPDETRSTLLAVAELDVECLVLDAFALGILPRVDRSRLPAGLILNPNREEAAILADRDPGDESDLVEIAQRYDAVVNCYGRVVTPTGETWVVPHGGPGLGTSGSGDVLAGAIAGFAARGVPLAQAAVWGSWAHARAGDRLTDEVGIGFLARDIPPELTRAIREITRKEG
- a CDS encoding VWA domain-containing protein, coding for MVRSFHRSSAHRSRYGRYTGGDPLAPPVEVQSALETIGHDVMSGTSAERALREYLRRGDRDREGLDDLARRVRERRAELLRRHRLDGTLEEIRRLLDHAVLEERKRLANDVELDDDDRAFAEMRLENLPGSTAAAVNELADYDWKSPAARADYERITELLGRELLDQRFAGMKNALENATDADRQAIRDMLGDLNDLLEKRRLGEDTQDDFDEFMRKHGDQFPESPQNLDELMDALAARSAAAQRMLNSMTPEQRDELLSLAAQAFGSPELMQSLSRLDDNLRSLRPGEDWTGSASFSGDEPTGLGEATGVMQDLSDLDALTDQLSQMYPGARMDDIDLDALARLLGDDAAVSARTLRDLERELKDSEMLQRASDGALRLTPRAMRQLGRALLRDIATRQSGRLGRRETRNAGAAGDRTGATREWAFGDTEPWDIPRTVSNAVLRTVADGADASTGVRLTTGDVEVVETEQRTQAAVALLVDTSFSMAMDGRWVPMKRTALALHHLISTRFRGDSLQLIAFARHAEVIDIEQLTAKDAVWDKGTNLHHALLLAQRHFRRHPTAQPVLLVVTDGEPTSHLETDGHVLFAYPPDARTVAATVRELDTAHRLGAQTTFFRLGDDPGLARFLDALARRAGGQVVAPELDDLGRAVVDSYLGSRHTGRGSPEDFGDMLRGRAWW
- a CDS encoding alpha/beta hydrolase, translating into MPIPQRRLAVGPLVFGVVESPGPEGSSRPPVVLVHGIGMSHRYLSKLHALLAAEGRVFSIDLPGFGGLPKPPHDVDVPAMASGLADVVASLDAGPVVLIGQSMGCQWVVELAVQRPDLVAQVVTIGPVVDAGHRSVLAQTAALAVDSLREPPNVNALVLTDYIRCGIPWYLTQLRHMVGYPIEERVAVLPVPLLIVRGGRDPIAGEEWCRELRDRAGSARLVVIPGHPHNVQQSAPRATFSALEALVTQVGTER